AAAGTTATTTATTCTGAATTGTGACTGGTatcaatttaatattcattggTCATTACTTCTATTACAGTTAATTTATTGACTTTTCATATATCATCCCCAGTTCAATGTACAAGAGAGCAGACAACAAAACCAAGACATGGGGTATCAGAGAAAGCCAGGGCAGGGGGAACTGGGCAAGTTCACACTttacagcagtggtaaccaaccctgttcccagaGAGACCTACCATAATGCAGgttctcatttcaaccctaatttggcacaccctaATTTTGGCTGCTGAATgtggtgtggctttgttaggtttagagtgaaaacctgcagaatggcagatctccaggaacagggctggttaccactgctttacaGGGAGATCTCTAACGTCCGTGAGCAACAGTATGCAGACACCAAAGGGAAAAATGCTGCCTGGAGCCTTGAATTAAAGGAATATAAGGTAACAGAACCTGAATCACCTCCAAAGCTAAGAGGATAAGGAACAGAGAATAGTTAAAAATAGTGTACTGGGGGGTTCACACTTAGGAAATTGTGTTCTTGTAAGTACATCCTCTGCTTTTCAGGGCACCTTCAGTACTTCAGACTTTCAACGATCCCCTGTTCAACAGAGGAACCAACTCGACAAAAATTTGATTTGCATCTGTAGGTAGGATACAACTTgttacgatttttttttttttttgcactaaaATGTGCCATAGCCAAAATGCTTAAATTAGGCACAACATTATCCTCTGTTCTCTTCTCAAGAGAGAATCAATATTAATTTGATCCTTCCTTCTGTAAATCAAGATGTGGAATGGGTGATCGGAAGAAATTAAAGAattgagagagagtgggggggggggagagagagaggcacagcagAAAAAGGGAGAAGGGTAAGCTTGGACAGAATGTACAGGACTACaggagaaatacagagagacaaagaggaagaggaaagttCCCAATGTCAGCCACGGGGGCTGCCCACGcatgcctcctcctcctcctgggctTCAGCAGGCCCAGACCGCAGGCCCACCGGCCCGCTGGCTCTCCCTGTGATCCCCCTGCGTACGGCTCCACAGAGCGCTCAGCCTGCACTCTGCAGCTACACGCAGCGCTGCGGGCGAGAGCCTCGCTGGGCGAGCCCCGCTTCTCATGCGCGCACCGCTGCGCTCTCCCTGTTCTTAGGCCCGCCGTACGGCATCATGGGAGTGCAGTCAGCAGCCTTTTAACACTCTCATCCAAACGCCTCACAAATGACTcattgagttgttttttttttttcctgttttagttCCCACAAGGTGTGCTTTTGGCTATGTGCTCACACAAAGATGGACAAACAGAGCTTCCCCCTTGAGACTCTAACATGCTACAGCATTAGAGATTAGAAATTACAACATGTATCCGTCAGATAGGCATCATAATCAAACACATGGGGCCCCAGCAGGCACAGGTATCGGAGGAGTTGACTGTGTACGTATACATCAGACCATGGATGGGCTTAAGATACAAAGTAAAAGCTGATTGGATTTGATTGCCGCTCAATAgttttcatgtgtgtttatTGCAATCACCATGAAGACTGACAATTTTTCAATAAGTCAAGAGGAACTATACAAAAATTCAAACTAATACCATTTAATGGCCCTTTTCTTGTTAGCAGCCCAATAGCCATTGTTTTTGTATACCGTtacacagaaatacagtatataccatATTTTAACCTGGTAGTTAATGCTGTAAAAGCTTTTCACAATGAACCAACCGACACATTGTGGTACAACAGACCCATATTCAACCAAGCACAAAATTGGATTCTTTTGCACAAGAGAATTCATGGGAAGGATTTTGCCCACAGTGTTTTCctcacataaaaatgcaaatgttgcaaaaatacaaaaacagacaaTAAATAATGTGCATCCAATTGCTCTGGCTGCCCACAACCACGAAATCTTTCTCAGGATGATTTCTGTCTGCGACTTGTTACCTTaatggagagagaatgaagacGAGTAGGGACATTTCTGACATATTAACGAAAGCACATGcttatattacagtacatttcctcTTCATTGTTCCCAATTTGACTCTAGAGTTATATttcaatttgttaaaaaaaacaatagtaaGGTTTCAGCCTTCTATATTACAATATGTACAAGCTACCATTTTTCTCCCTACAGTAAGAGCagtgaaacagaaaatatactATCTTTGAGTCTGAAATATCAGATGTCTACCACACCTTTAATCATGAAAGATGCATTTAACCAAACCCCTAGGCTATCCAGATGAGATAACTAAAACAATTCAAAACGCTGACACTACACTATATCTGCTAGCTTATACTGTACTAGCATGAGCTGCTAGGGTGTTTTTCTACAGGAACCAAATCCTTTCATGAGCCAttgctgtgtgtgaatgtgcacataTACACTGTAAAGAGGTAGTTGCACCAAATTTACTTGTGAAGCCTctaactggaaaaaatatttttttaagaaactgaACTGCACTCAGTGTGGCTATTTCAGAGCCATTTCTGCAGCGCAGTGTCAATGCCACGTTCTTGACCAGGTGGTGTGCCAAGATACGACTGGCCTGATGCACGGTAGCTTAATTTAGCCACAGTCCCAGTGGTTCATACAGACTGGTCTACTCTATGTCAGAATTATTAGGGTGTAAGTACCCCAGTTTTGCACTGGGGATACTGAAAAATGTACTGGGGAAACATTTTCATAGTGGTAAAATCAGTCCATATCGCAGGGTTGTTTTAAGTGTCTGATGGCCAACCCTCTCTATAGATGATTTGTGTTTAGAGTGAGCAGTTATGTATTACAGTAACACTCTCTGTCCCTGCAGCAGACAGAAACATGCTGTGCTACTCTGCCTCCTGGATCACGCACAGTTAAGAGTTTTCAAAGGCAACTTTGATGCAGGAGTCCCCAGGCTAGATCAGTGTATCAGTACTGTGATTATGACAAAAGCAAATACgagaaaaagagggaagaaaTAACCCATGACATAAATGTACAACCGCCTTTGAGTCATTCTACGAACTCTGATTCAACTTCTCACTTgcgtgcgcacgcgcgcacacacacacacacacacatttagtaACCAAAGGGTCCCTTTGAACAATAAACAGTCATGTGAGATTGGACAGCtacattgaattaattttttgtgtTATCACCAAAGCATAAATATAATGGATATGAAAGTTCCATTATGAATCAAATGATATCACAACATAGTActttttatgacatttaaataaaccCATGTCAGTCAAATGAGCTCTATTAATCAcccaaaaactattttaaaattagGAATGTATCTGAAATTATTACTGCAAAACTGACATGACATAATCAAGCCTCCAGATCTTTGGCAAATATAAAATCGAATCTTAAACTTATGTGCAGGTGTCTTTCTAAGAGTCAGTTTGGAATGATTTCTTCCCTAGCAACAAGCATATTTGAGTCATGGAAAATGCAAACTCGTCTTAGTCATTTATAAatagcaatgtttttttctatagATCGTATACAGAAAAAAGCTGGACATCATCCCTGGCCAATTACACACTCGTGTTTCCTCTGCATACACACTGCTTGGGTGAGAACATGTCTCTTATACACTCAGTGGGCACTCTGGTACATCTGTGCAATACCAGGTAGGACCTTTTGCCTGTGGAGCAGCCTGAAGGCTTTcaggcatggattcaacaaagCACAGGAAACAACCCtcagggattttggtccatgctgacgcAATAGCATCACGCacttcctgcagatttttttttatttttatttaaattcatgcGGCGAACGTCCCATTCCACCACCTCTCCagggtgctctattggattgagatctggggattGTGCAGGCCACTGGTGTTAAACTCAAGTGACAGTTATTTTAGTGGAACCAGCTTGAGGTGATGcctgctttgtgacatggtggACTATCCAGCATATCTCACAGAACTGCCGCTCCCTGGATCTTTTTGTTTATCGCACCATATCGTAgactctagagactgtagtgtgtgaaaatcccaggagggcagctgtttctgagatgctgaaACAACCCCGTTCGGCACcaacaatcacacaaacaaCTGAACcacttcaccatgtctgcatgcttcaTATGAGCTGCAACCACATGATTCGCTGCTTGGACAAGCAGGCCATTTGCGTTCATGTGGTGagcctaataaagtggccactgagtgtatattTGCAGTCTATGTTTGTAAACAGAGGGGGAAACTCTCTGGGAAACAGAGAATATCTTTTACGGATGCTTGAATCCAACACACTGAAATGTCCGCAATGTACCAACACATTTATCGTGTCATGGACTTTACAGCTGACATGACCCTTATAAGAGGTGATGAAAATGGTATATGCATATTTGAGATATAGTTAATCGAAAGATATTAATGTAAGGAGCCTTGTATCTCTGCCCACTGGCCTCTCGCTCACCCCAAGGAGATATCAGAGCACACTAAGATgacctctttttaaaattcactaGTATTAGTACAAGTATCATGAATACCCCTCTGCTAGCATTAGAAACACGAGAAAAAGTACTTGTCATTCTGAGCTCCAGCAATACGCACTTCTTTGTGTccaatgtttttcattgttcaAACATGCAATACAATGAACGTATATACCACCGCAGTACAACCAAAGGAAGGGGGTTAGAGGGAAGAGGAAGGGTGTGAGTCCCCACaagtgagcagtgtgtgtgtgtgtgtgtgtatgcatgtctgtgtgtgtgcgtgtgtgtgtgtgtgtgtgtgtgtgagcacatgtgCTTGAGTATTTCTAATCATATTTTGGTTCTTCGTGATCAGTCCTCTATTGTCATTgatgaaaatgtgtatttgggcgcgtgtgtgtgcgtgtgtttttatctgtgcacaggagggtggggaggagggcgTGAGCATGTGTACGCTGCTTTTTTAAGGATACAATTGTAAAAAGTCCTTTCCGTAATTCACTTCGACcccgtcatcatcatcaccatcaggATGACCTTCGATGAATGAGAGCAGTTCACTGTACAAGTCCTCCCCGGGGGGTTTGTTTATTGGCTTGTTTGTAATAGGGATGTATGATGTGGGAGCATGCGCCGCTCTCTAAGAGAGGGGCATTTCTGCGGGATCGCTCGCGCGCGGGGTGCGCCGGCGCCGCTAGTACTCGACGAGGCTGTGCCACTTGGCGATCTGCCGACGGGGGCTCTCGCAGACCTCCCGCCAGTGGGCGGCGCCAGAGGAGCACGGGCTGTGCGCGCCCAGCACCAGCCGGCCCACCACTTCGTTCTTGGTGGTGCGGTCGAAGTCGATGACCAGGAACTCCACGGAGATGTCGGGCAGCAGCTCGGCGGGCACGTCGTAGATGAAGGACTCGTTGAAGATGGGGTTGAGCGTGCACTTCTTCACGTGCGTCTTCTTCTTGGCGATGCGCTTCCGGCCGTAGAACACGTTCACTTTCACGTAGGGATCTGGAGGGGTTTGACGGGAggaagtgggaggaggagagacagggagaaatgTCGCACTTTATTACACCTGTACAAACTACAGTGGCAATAAGATCAGTACCGATTCCAGAAAGGCAGGGGAAAGCAGAGTGCAGGCTCAGTGCGCTTGTGTCGGATACTCACTGCCTGACAGGCCGGTGATGTCCATCTTGGGCAGGTGTTTGGCCTTCAGCACCACCACACTCAGCCGGTGTGTGACTGGCTGGTAGGACAGAGACACCAGCAGCTCCCCCCGGCTTACACACTGCAGGGAGAACAGCCCGTCAATCAAAGAACAATCAcagcagcacatacacacacacacacacacacatacacccgcacacatacatacacacacacacacacacacacccgcacacatacatacacacacacaaacagcaacacGCCTACACACCCGCAAACACCCATGCATATTCACGCAGTCTTTCCCTTTCTACAGTACGTTCCTGCTTTCgaaatccccccaccccccgtgaaGCCTCCtggcttcctgtctctctctccccctttctgtgCGCAGATTCCTATGTTGCTGCTGAGgttcaccatggcaacatgtATTGGGAAGCAGCCTGTGGCTGTGGCTGAACTTTAGAGAAGGCCTAAGACTAATGTGACCTACTGTGAGAACCCAGTCCACATTACGTCATgtagcattgtgtgtgtgtgagtgtgtgtgtgtgagagagagtgagagagttagcatgtttgtgtgtgtgagtgtgtgactgtgtgtgtgagagagggagatagcatgcatgtgtgtgtgtgtgtgtgtgcgtgtttgtgtgtgtgtgtgtgtgtttgtgtgtgtgtgtgtgtgtgagacagaaagagttagcgtgtgtgtgtgtgtgcgtgcgagtgtacATTCTATAGACATCAGTGTTCTAATACAGACATCAGCATTCTAATATAAGTACCAAACTAGAATGATTCCTTCTGCTaatttataccacactgtagtCAAATCCTTTGCGGGAGTTTAAAACTGGTCCTTGAATCCCTCTTGTGGCAaatacagcagcacagacagcagtatTCACTTCCTCAAACTTGGCTTAAGTACAGTAGAAAGAAGGCAGATGACTTTGAGCTGTATGGACACATTCTGTTTATGTGGTAACAAATTATCtatgtgtttatatgcatgcattttactGTACTACTTATCCATGTGAGCTATAATCCTTTGAAAATACAATCTCCCCAAAATGTGTGTTCTCTCCATTATATCCATTCATAAGTGCATGCTATAACTGCTATGTCACAAAATGGATTACACAGGCCACATTCTACACATGGACAAATAGTACAGCAATATGCATGCATAAAACACACATAGATCATTTGTTACCACATAAACAATGTGGTAGACTACATACTAAATAATAAACTTATATCCTGAGAACTAAGTTTATTATTTAGTATGTAGGCTATGACACAGGGTCTAAATCAATCAACTGGTCAAATAAAAGATGGACAAGATTTTAATGCCTTCTACCATTCTGATTTTTATGTGTTTAGAAATGTAACCGAACAATAATGTATCTTTTTATAAGAACCATAACACTGTCACTTGGTCGGTTCCTTGGTACTAAATTGTAAGTCCCAAGGCTAAAATACATTCATGTTGTCCCTATATAAAACATTCATGGTCATCTGTGCTGGAACTTAAAATGGAATGgcggattttgtttttgtttttttgtaatttcaagTTTATATCTGCTCTACCGCATCAATATgactctacctctccctcttaACCAAGCCAGGTCACTGCGCTTTATCTCCCATATACAGGAGATTAGATTGGATTTCTCAATTCCTCACAAACCCCTTCTTCTCAGTTCTTCTCAAACCCACTCCTCAAACGCAATCAATTAAAGGTGATCCGCTAATTTGGTCAGgaaggaaagtgtgtgtgtgtgtgtggaaggagagagaggtagcaggttgagaggggagggtggtgcTCAGATATGTTTGTCTGTGGTTCAGTTTGGCCTTGGTGGACAGCCATCCATGTTGTATACCCAGAATTAAAAGGCTATGCAGACTTGGAGGGTCCTTGTGTGGAGAGCTGGGCTGGCGTGTTTATCAGAGGTTGAAGTGAGAAGGCTTCAATGTTCCTTACAGAATTCCCTCTGCTCCAATCTAGCACTTGACTTTTACTGACAGGctttctgattattttttttccctgtgcaaTAATTTCCCGTAAAAGTAGAAAAAAGAACTTTCATCCTGTTATTGTCCCTTCCCAGCAGCGAAATACTTCTTCTAGTCCTTCCTAGCGATTCCCGTATGTCCTACTGACCAATTAAGATGTCATGTATCCGGTGCATCGGAACAGCAGCAGCCTGGGCTGGTCTAAATGGCGAGTGAGTAAACTCTGGCCCTGTGTCAATAGTGTTTAAGGCCTGTTGTTAGCAGCGCTAGCAGAGGAGCGCAGGCAGCAGTGCTCTTATCAGCTCTAATGTCTGCACTGGGCTTTAATTGATGCCGGGCTGCAGGTAGAGATAAAGCAGAGCTTTATTtcacctctctctgttcttGTCTGCAGTTAAGACATCAACGGCGGCAGATTCAAAAGAGGCAGTGACCTTTCTGATCAACACTCTCCTTGGCTTTGCCCGCCTGCgaaacgtgtgtgtgcataaaccTATCCTCCTCAGTAATGCTTTCATCACAGCACCTATAaagtgtgtatgcctgtgtgtgcgtgtgtgtgtgtgtgtgtgtgtgtgcataaaccTATCCTCCTCAGTAATGCTTTCATCACAGCACCTATAaagtgtgtatgcctgtgtgtgcgtgtgtgtgtgtgtgtgtgtacataaacCTATCCTTCTCAGTAATGCTTTCATCACAGCACCTATaaagtgtgtgtacctgtgtgcgtgtgtgtgtgtgtgtgtgtgtgtgcataaaccTATCCTCCTCAGTAATGCTTTCATCACAGCACCTATAaagtgtgtatgcctgtgtgtgcgtgtgtgtgtgtgtgtgtgtgtgtgtgcataaaccTATCCTCCTCAGTAATGCTTTCATCACAGCACCTATAaagtgtgtatgcctgtgtgtgcgtgtgtgtgtgtgtgtgtgtgtgtgcataaaccTATCCTCCTCAGTAATGCTTTCATCACAGCACCTATAaagtgtgtatgcctgtgtgtgcgtgtgtgtgtgtgtctatgtgagtgtgcgtgcgagggtgtgtgtgagtggtgtgtgtgtgtctgtgtgcgcatgcatgagtgtgtgtgtgtgtgtgtgtgtgtgtgtgtgtgtgtgtgtatttctgtcttACAGCCTCTCTGCTCTGACTACCCTTCAGCAGCTGCCACAGCTCCACTCATGGAGACCCATCTGCTGCACTGGCCTGTCTCACTCTGCGTCAGAGTCCCTgtctattttctgttttccgCAACTGCCAGAGCCACggaaccctccctccctctcacacgGACGTCTTCATTGTCGACTGACAGTCATTCACACTCCGCACTTAGTCACTGTCCGTGGGCACCGTGAGCAGCAGTCACTGTGTGGGTACATGTGAAcgggggggtttgaggggggtTTATGAGGGGGGCTCTCACCTGTATGTTCCTCTTGCAGATGGGCTGGGTGAGCTGGACGCGGCCGGTGCTGGGGTCCACGCCGGCCAGCGGCACCACGGCCTCGCCGATGACGTCGTCGCGGGAGAAGCGGTCGAAGCTGAGCACCAGGAAGTGGAGCACCAGCTCGGGCAGGGCGCTGTAGGGCACGCCGTAGAAGGTGAAGGTCTCGTCGAAGACGGGCTCCAGCGTCTTGCGCAGCACGCGGGTCTTGACGCGGTGCTTCTTCTCGGGCAGGATGGTCATCTTCACGTAGGGGTCGGAGCTGCCCGAGCGCTCGTCCACCGCCGGCAGGCCCCGCGCCTCCTGGATGGTCACCACCAGCGCCTTCTTGGGGAAGTTGTAGTCCACGGCCAGGCTGAGCTGGCCCAGGCCGGGCTCGTCGGCCGGGGTGAAGGGCGTGGCCGTCTTGCTGGCGGCGGTGCTGCTGGTGGCGCTGGTGCTGGCCGAGCTGCTGTCCAGGCAGCAGTAGTCGGCCCTGATGGGCAGGTCGCGCTCCAGCTTGGGCTGCCCGCCGCTCACCAGCTGGTTCATCTGCAGCTGCGGCGGGTGACGCAGGCCGCCCTCGGCCGCGTCCACCAGgaggaccccgcccccgccgccgccgccgctgccgccggcGACGCGGCCCCACTCGCGGTCCCGCTCGCCCCGCCCGCCGGGCCGCCGCGCCACCCGCACCATCTTCTTGCTGTTGCTGAGCGTCTCGGGGTAGATGCTGATGCCCTTGAGCATGTGGATGAACTTGTAGGGCGGGTCGGCGGCCGAGTCGCAGTGGTGGGCGCCGTGCAGCTTGTAGCCGCCCGCCATCTGCCGGTAGCGCCTCTGGCAGCAGGTCCACAGGAAGAcggccaccaccaccaccagcaccagcacccccGCGCCGATGAAGCCCGCCAACACCGGAGACACATCTGGGGACGGGCAGAGACAGACAGCGCCATCTTAATTAGACAAGCTGTTCAGCACTTTACCGGAGAGAttacagagagcgagagagagagagacagagagagagagagagagagagagagagagagagagacagaaacagaaacagagagagagagagagacctacTAATGACCACAGTAAAGCAAATCCTTGGAAAGATATACAAAGGTCAAAGAGTTTGATGAAAGAGCCAATGTCTTAACGATACATTTATGGAAACTGGCCAACGTGTGTTGACCTTATACTCATGTACAGTAACAATCATTAAGCTTTTTGCCAAAGCACGTCAGTGTAGTTAAAAGAGCGCAAACCGAGGTGGACCACAGTGTTAAATCACAAACTGAGTAATGATACACATTAACAGTTTCTCTTCAGTTTGTTGCAGTGCTGTAATCTTGGTCTCTGGACCTGGGATTCTTCACCGTGTTTCAGACAAGACTAAACATGGCCACTAATGAGCTCAGCGTTGCGTTCGCACAAACTGTTACACGACCTAGTCTACACATCCTTTTATAATCACGCCTGAATGTGAGGGGGTGGGACACAAGTTCAGCAAAGGCCACCGTCAGTGTGGATTAGGGCATTGTGAACCGGCAGAGCCTGCAtctgtgcttctgtttgtgtcaGCAAAGCTACACAGGGACAggtcacagagggagagggaacgccagagagcgagggaggagggaggaaggaggggggaaggaggggatgTACGGCCACTGGCTGCTCACTGAGGCAGACGCTGAACACACCAAGGGAGAGGAACGGGGGACGtggggacgtgggggggggggggtaaagcaagtggggggggggggggggggggggtgagagacagagggctACAGGGCCTGTACAGAGCCTCAGCcagccacacatgcacagtgaCCTTTCCTCCCTGTCGTGTACTAGCAGGTTGTACTCTGCTGTTGAAAATGGGCCCCTTGCTGTAGGCCGGTCGGAGCTGAGCTCAGTGAACAGGGCCAGCCTTACGAGGCTCTTTTCATTCTTCCAGTGGGAGAACTGAAAACCAGGAAACCGTGTTCCAGGCTCAGGAAGGGATCTCGAGAgtcactgtgttttattttaacagtgcGGGCGGCTATTCTGCTAGAACAcataaaaatacttaaaaactAATTAATGAGAGTCGTTCAGTTTTACACCCAGCCATAAACCTTTCATTTTCAAGACcctatcattttttttttttgcagaatattTTGTTGCTGACATGAACATTTCCTACACTCACAGGCAGAAAAGAGGAATTACGTATGACACCTTTATCTGCACCAATTTGTCTGCAACAGTAGAGCGAATGTGATCTCATGCGGATTGACCGTGAAGCTAACAGCACAGTGGCTGCGGATGATGCGGGACACAATGTCCATCCTTCCCCGGCAGGCATGAGAATCACAGCAGGCGGATTTCTAAAGGCGAGCGGAGaatggagacaggaagtgaggcgtTCCAGCGGTCGGGGCTCTCTCTCTAATTGGCTGACCTGAATTCGGGGTGTCTTATGGTCCTGGGGCACTGATA
This window of the Anguilla anguilla isolate fAngAng1 chromosome 1, fAngAng1.pri, whole genome shotgun sequence genome carries:
- the syt11b gene encoding synaptotagmin-11b; this translates as MAEITNLKPEYDVSPVLAGFIGAGVLVLVVVVAVFLWTCCQRRYRQMAGGYKLHGAHHCDSAADPPYKFIHMLKGISIYPETLSNSKKMVRVARRPGGRGERDREWGRVAGGSGGGGGGGVLLVDAAEGGLRHPPQLQMNQLVSGGQPKLERDLPIRADYCCLDSSSASTSATSSTAASKTATPFTPADEPGLGQLSLAVDYNFPKKALVVTIQEARGLPAVDERSGSSDPYVKMTILPEKKHRVKTRVLRKTLEPVFDETFTFYGVPYSALPELVLHFLVLSFDRFSRDDVIGEAVVPLAGVDPSTGRVQLTQPICKRNIQCVSRGELLVSLSYQPVTHRLSVVVLKAKHLPKMDITGLSGNPYVKVNVFYGRKRIAKKKTHVKKCTLNPIFNESFIYDVPAELLPDISVEFLVIDFDRTTKNEVVGRLVLGAHSPCSSGAAHWREVCESPRRQIAKWHSLVEY